The Thiohalophilus sp. genome has a window encoding:
- a CDS encoding cytochrome b has product MPNQNRYSAISTINHWVTALLVVAMLALGYTVAAAPSEIIEDYVLGIHISLGFFVFLFVAWRAIFRLYEGFPENVGETVLERQAAYVVHRAILLLLALMVVTGPMYLFTENECVNVFNWFSICVPLESLSVIHEPMEWIHVNTGIYLLPALLVLHFIGAIRHYAVRGKQETPSDL; this is encoded by the coding sequence ATGCCGAATCAAAATCGTTACTCTGCAATCTCGACTATTAATCACTGGGTAACGGCGCTTCTAGTCGTTGCCATGCTGGCTTTGGGCTATACAGTGGCAGCCGCACCATCGGAGATAATCGAGGATTATGTGCTGGGTATTCATATATCCCTGGGTTTCTTTGTATTTCTTTTCGTGGCATGGCGCGCCATATTCCGGTTGTATGAGGGGTTTCCAGAGAATGTTGGGGAGACTGTTTTGGAACGCCAGGCTGCTTATGTGGTTCACAGGGCAATATTGCTTTTGTTGGCACTTATGGTGGTTACGGGTCCGATGTACCTGTTCACAGAAAATGAGTGCGTCAATGTTTTCAATTGGTTTTCAATCTGTGTGCCTCTTGAAAGCTTGTCGGTCATTCACGAACCAATGGAATGGATCCATGTAAACACCGGCATATATTTACTACCGGCATTACTCGTGCTGCACTTCATTGGCGCAATCCGTCACTACGCAGTACGCGGGAAACAGGAGACCCCTTCAGATCTATGA
- a CDS encoding type II toxin-antitoxin system RelE/ParE family toxin, with protein MRVRYSPESIDDLRRVVEFVEVKNPFAARRIALDLQEGVDRLKQFPKIGLPVLKAPDPEQIRDLYSGDYTARYLIADEIIYILRIWHNKENEKNL; from the coding sequence ATGAGGGTAAGGTACTCGCCGGAGTCTATCGATGACCTTCGGCGAGTGGTGGAATTTGTTGAGGTTAAGAACCCGTTCGCGGCCCGTCGAATCGCGCTCGATCTCCAGGAGGGCGTCGACAGGCTGAAGCAGTTTCCGAAAATCGGTTTACCCGTTTTGAAGGCCCCCGACCCGGAACAAATCCGTGATCTTTACAGCGGCGACTATACGGCCCGTTACCTTATCGCGGATGAAATCATCTATATATTAAGGATCTGGCACAACAAAGAGAACGAAAAAAATTTATAG
- a CDS encoding BrnA antitoxin family protein has protein sequence MAEDFSKGTRGPVIKSDPNKVRITIRLDADIIEHFKNRVHATGGGNYQTLINDALREYIQAHDKELESTLRKIIREELKRAV, from the coding sequence ATGGCTGAAGATTTTTCAAAAGGAACGCGCGGTCCTGTCATTAAGTCCGATCCAAACAAAGTGCGAATTACGATACGGCTGGATGCTGATATTATCGAACATTTTAAAAATCGTGTGCATGCGACAGGCGGTGGCAATTACCAAACACTGATCAATGATGCGCTGCGCGAATATATTCAGGCGCATGACAAAGAACTTGAGAGTACCTTGCGTAAGATAATCCGCGAAGAATTAAAGCGTGCCGTTTAA
- a CDS encoding type II toxin-antitoxin system HicB family antitoxin translates to MYKYETIIYWSEEDQSFIADVPELPGCMAHGASPDEALANAQEAMQLWLDTAREFADPIPEPKGRRLVYA, encoded by the coding sequence ATGTATAAGTACGAAACCATTATTTATTGGAGCGAGGAAGATCAATCATTCATTGCTGATGTACCGGAATTGCCTGGTTGCATGGCGCACGGCGCATCTCCAGATGAGGCGCTGGCTAATGCTCAAGAAGCCATGCAATTATGGCTTGATACAGCTCGTGAGTTCGCAGACCCCATTCCTGAGCCAAAAGGACGTCGCCTTGTCTATGCGTAA
- a CDS encoding type II secretion system protein, with amino-acid sequence MNQQRGFTLIELVVVIVILGLLAATALPKFIDVTTDARQASVQGVAGGLRAAAALGQAQYVVNGDSSAISISMGGTNVQVLDDDTYTGLGGRPDGSDFGIRIAMPDPDGFTVNGTAGTLGTVTTDSVTYRPDSGPGDNTCQAEYDPDNTNDPVIVTLTGC; translated from the coding sequence ATGAATCAACAACGTGGTTTTACCCTCATCGAACTGGTCGTGGTCATAGTTATCCTCGGCCTTCTGGCGGCGACCGCGCTGCCCAAATTCATCGACGTCACCACCGACGCCCGCCAGGCCAGCGTGCAGGGTGTCGCCGGGGGCCTGCGTGCCGCTGCCGCACTGGGACAGGCGCAGTATGTGGTTAATGGTGATAGTTCAGCAATAAGCATCAGTATGGGTGGCACCAATGTCCAGGTGCTTGACGACGATACCTATACAGGTCTTGGGGGTCGCCCTGATGGCTCTGACTTTGGTATTCGTATTGCCATGCCTGACCCGGATGGCTTCACCGTCAACGGTACTGCCGGTACATTGGGTACTGTCACCACCGACAGCGTGACTTACCGGCCCGACTCCGGCCCTGGTGACAATACCTGTCAGGCAGAATATGATCCGGACAATACCAACGATCCGGTCATTGTGACACTGACTGGCTGCTAA
- a CDS encoding prepilin-type N-terminal cleavage/methylation domain-containing protein gives MRLPVRRPSRQPGFTLLELVLVILIISILGIAAIDRLLEYRVDAERAMVRTVVGNLRSALGMEVAKRVARDRIRTINNLENSNPFALLAQPPENYIGEIEDESRVVENGVWYFDTGTSALVYRIRFADYFRSPLPGPARVRYRIELVLANNNRDNRTTQVTGLNLVPLENYQWEFPK, from the coding sequence ATGAGATTGCCGGTACGCCGTCCCTCCCGACAACCGGGCTTCACCCTGCTGGAACTGGTGCTGGTCATCCTGATCATCTCCATTCTGGGGATTGCCGCCATCGATCGCCTGCTCGAGTATCGCGTCGACGCGGAGCGGGCCATGGTCCGGACCGTGGTCGGCAATCTGCGCAGCGCGCTGGGGATGGAGGTGGCCAAACGGGTCGCCCGGGACCGGATACGGACCATTAACAACCTGGAAAACAGCAACCCCTTCGCGTTGCTCGCCCAGCCCCCGGAGAACTATATTGGTGAGATCGAGGATGAATCCCGGGTCGTCGAAAACGGGGTCTGGTATTTCGATACCGGGACATCGGCGCTGGTTTACCGGATCCGGTTCGCCGACTATTTTCGCAGCCCCTTGCCCGGGCCGGCCCGGGTGCGCTACCGCATCGAGCTGGTTCTGGCGAATAACAACCGGGATAACCGTACTACCCAGGTGACCGGGCTAAATCTGGTTCCCCTGGAAAATTACCAATGGGAATTTCCAAAATGA
- a CDS encoding BrnT family toxin, with translation MPVQSRPRHPVCGRRLTYWEELIPKTLALVVVYTYRGDTIRIISARLATRKEMNVYEKGI, from the coding sequence ATGCCGGTGCAGAGCCGGCCCCGGCATCCCGTGTGTGGGAGGCGATTGACGTACTGGGAAGAGCTAATACCCAAAACACTCGCTTTAGTGGTCGTGTATACCTACCGTGGCGATACGATTCGGATCATATCGGCGCGCCTTGCCACTCGCAAAGAGATGAATGTTTATGAAAAAGGAATATGA
- a CDS encoding DUF3592 domain-containing protein: MNEKKRRILPPLILLVIGLVPWYYAVNAWTASRDLVAGTKAVQGVVVDYESAYESAPRKTPALLYYPVVEFMGQAGHTQRFTSEVGAGGELYDVGENISVRYDPLDRRPPIVASFLRLWAKATLFVLAGLPFVLLGGVRFFLAVSARA; the protein is encoded by the coding sequence ATGAACGAAAAAAAACGACGCATCCTACCGCCTCTGATTCTTTTAGTCATCGGGCTGGTGCCTTGGTACTATGCTGTGAATGCATGGACAGCCTCTAGGGATTTAGTGGCTGGCACAAAGGCGGTTCAGGGTGTCGTCGTTGATTATGAATCCGCCTATGAATCGGCACCGCGAAAGACTCCAGCGCTGCTGTACTACCCAGTTGTGGAGTTTATGGGCCAGGCTGGTCATACGCAGCGCTTTACAAGCGAGGTTGGCGCAGGAGGTGAACTTTACGACGTAGGTGAAAACATTTCTGTTCGCTACGACCCACTTGATCGACGCCCACCAATTGTAGCCTCCTTCCTTCGGCTTTGGGCCAAGGCAACGCTGTTTGTTCTCGCTGGTCTGCCTTTTGTGCTGCTTGGAGGAGTTCGGTTCTTCCTCGCGGTTTCGGCACGAGCATGA
- a CDS encoding BrnA antitoxin family protein — MKKEYDFKKAKRGPVIKPKGKTRITIYLDDDVVETFLKLADESGSGYQTLINQALRDFLGKSAGPLDEETLRRVIREELRSG, encoded by the coding sequence ATGAAAAAGGAATATGATTTTAAAAAGGCCAAACGCGGCCCGGTGATAAAACCGAAAGGTAAAACCCGTATCACCATATATCTGGATGATGACGTGGTTGAAACCTTTCTCAAGCTGGCAGATGAATCCGGTTCAGGTTACCAGACCTTGATTAATCAAGCTCTACGTGATTTTCTTGGCAAAAGTGCCGGCCCGCTGGATGAAGAAACGCTGCGTCGAGTTATTCGCGAAGAGCTACGTTCGGGGTAA
- the trmL gene encoding tRNA (uridine(34)/cytosine(34)/5-carboxymethylaminomethyluridine(34)-2'-O)-methyltransferase TrmL, whose amino-acid sequence MFHVVLYQPEIPPNTGNIIRLCANTGAQLHLIEPLGFELDDVRLKRAGLDYHEYAQVRRHTGFDSFLLGVQPKRLFGLSTKGKRNVFDVVYQPGDAFIFGPETRGLPQELREGLGEDFVLRLPMQPTNRSLNLANAVSVVVYEAWRQQGFAGAE is encoded by the coding sequence ATGTTCCACGTCGTGCTGTACCAACCTGAAATTCCGCCCAACACCGGCAACATCATTCGCCTGTGCGCCAACACCGGCGCGCAGCTGCATCTGATCGAACCGCTGGGCTTCGAGCTGGATGATGTGCGCCTCAAACGTGCCGGGCTGGACTACCACGAATACGCTCAGGTCCGGCGGCATACCGGTTTCGATTCCTTTTTATTAGGCGTGCAGCCCAAACGCCTGTTCGGTTTGTCGACCAAAGGGAAACGCAACGTGTTCGACGTGGTCTATCAACCGGGGGATGCGTTTATCTTTGGCCCCGAAACCCGCGGACTGCCGCAGGAACTGCGCGAGGGGCTGGGCGAGGATTTCGTGTTGCGCCTGCCCATGCAGCCGACCAACCGCAGCCTGAATCTGGCCAATGCCGTGTCGGTGGTGGTGTACGAGGCCTGGCGGCAGCAGGGGTTTGCCGGGGCTGAGTAA
- a CDS encoding GspE/PulE family protein, with amino-acid sequence MATTTAPRKKIRLGDLLVENNVISEDQLMAALADQKKTGQKLGRTLIQKQLVTEQQLMELLSTQLNLPFIDLKKYNYDPDTVRLIPETLARRYRVIALKQNPDNSLLVGMADPTDIFAFDELAKVLKRDIQQAVVRESDLLAAIDSTYRRTADISNLAEELDDQLDESDIDLSQIAQNEDVVNAPVVRLLQTLFEDAVQIGASDIHIEPDESVLRIRQRVDGVLQEQVMKEKRIANALVSRLKLMAGLNISERRVPQDGRFNIRVRDKSIDVRLSTMPVQHGESVVMRLLDQSGDMLHLEQLGMTDDILQHFRNQIQRPYGMVLVTGPTGSGKTTTLYAALSELNDASKKIITVEDPVEYRLPRINQVQVNTRIDLTFGRVLRAALRQDPDIVLIGEMRDQETAQIGLRASITGHLVLSTLHTNDAISSVNRLLDMGAEGYLLAGALRAVIAQRLVRRVCDSCKTPYHPEPNELAWLYNTLGDEIDETRFVHGAGCPHCNNTGYHGRIGVFEYLEINEDLANALRRSDSVEFTRQARRSDTFRPFARHALDYAQQGVTSLEEVMRVTGTVEEVELPVPPLDEAGTDDASEASHAPV; translated from the coding sequence ATGGCCACAACCACCGCCCCCCGCAAAAAAATCCGACTCGGCGATTTGCTGGTCGAAAACAATGTCATCAGCGAGGACCAGCTGATGGCGGCGCTGGCCGATCAGAAAAAGACCGGCCAGAAGCTGGGTCGCACCCTGATCCAGAAGCAACTGGTTACCGAACAGCAGCTGATGGAGCTGCTCTCCACCCAGCTCAATCTGCCGTTTATCGATCTCAAAAAATATAACTATGATCCCGACACAGTCCGCCTGATTCCCGAAACCCTGGCACGCCGTTACCGGGTGATCGCGCTCAAGCAAAACCCCGACAACAGCCTGCTGGTGGGCATGGCCGATCCCACCGATATCTTCGCCTTCGACGAGCTGGCCAAGGTCCTCAAGCGGGATATCCAGCAGGCGGTGGTACGCGAAAGCGATCTGCTGGCGGCCATCGATTCCACCTACCGGCGCACCGCCGATATCAGCAACCTGGCCGAGGAGCTGGACGATCAGCTGGATGAGAGCGATATCGACCTCAGCCAGATCGCGCAGAACGAGGACGTGGTCAACGCCCCGGTAGTGCGCCTGCTGCAGACCCTGTTCGAGGACGCGGTGCAGATCGGCGCCTCGGATATTCATATCGAGCCGGACGAGTCTGTGCTGCGCATCCGTCAGCGCGTGGACGGCGTGCTGCAGGAACAGGTGATGAAAGAAAAGCGCATCGCCAATGCGCTGGTCTCGCGCCTCAAACTGATGGCCGGGCTGAATATCTCCGAGCGCCGCGTACCGCAGGACGGGCGCTTCAACATCCGCGTGCGCGATAAAAGCATCGACGTGCGTCTGTCGACCATGCCGGTACAGCACGGCGAGTCGGTGGTCATGCGTCTGCTGGATCAATCGGGCGACATGCTGCATCTGGAACAGCTGGGCATGACCGACGACATTCTGCAGCACTTTCGTAACCAGATACAGCGCCCCTACGGGATGGTGCTGGTCACCGGCCCGACCGGCAGCGGGAAGACCACCACGCTGTATGCCGCCCTGTCGGAGCTCAACGATGCATCCAAGAAGATCATCACCGTCGAGGACCCGGTGGAATACCGCCTGCCGCGCATCAATCAGGTGCAGGTCAATACGCGCATTGATCTCACCTTTGGCCGGGTATTGCGCGCCGCCTTGCGTCAGGACCCGGATATCGTGCTGATCGGCGAAATGCGCGATCAGGAGACTGCCCAGATCGGCCTGCGCGCCTCCATCACCGGCCATCTGGTGCTTTCCACATTGCATACCAATGACGCCATTTCCAGTGTGAACCGTCTGCTGGACATGGGCGCCGAAGGCTATCTGCTGGCCGGGGCCTTGCGCGCCGTGATCGCCCAGCGCCTGGTACGCCGGGTCTGCGACAGCTGCAAAACTCCGTATCATCCGGAGCCCAATGAGCTGGCCTGGCTGTATAACACCCTGGGCGATGAGATTGACGAGACCCGTTTCGTGCATGGCGCCGGCTGTCCGCACTGCAACAACACCGGCTATCACGGGCGAATCGGTGTGTTCGAATACCTGGAAATCAACGAGGATCTGGCCAACGCCCTGCGCCGATCCGATTCAGTGGAATTCACCCGACAGGCCCGACGCAGCGATACCTTCCGCCCGTTCGCCCGCCACGCGCTGGATTACGCCCAGCAGGGGGTGACGTCACTCGAGGAAGTCATGCGCGTGACCGGCACCGTGGAAGAGGTCGAACTGCCGGTCCCGCCGCTTGACGAGGCGGGCACGGACGACGCGTCAGAAGCGAGCCATGCCCCGGTTTGA
- a CDS encoding dihydroorotate dehydrogenase → MTTDELELLRTDFCGMEFQTPLVLLSGCVGFGEEYTRVVGYSNRDVGGVCLKGTTLETRLGNLPHRIFETPMGMLNAIGLQNPGSRHVVDTILPELDFSETRFIANLSGSTLEEYVEVARIFDDSPIDAMEINISCPNVKEGGVAFGNDPDMSARVVAACREVTNKPLITKLSPNQTDIADNARRCIEAGTDGFAVINTLMGMAIDIESRSPIIGNNQGGLSGPAIKPIALLKVHQVYQVAREHGIPIIGQGGVNSAEDAIEFLIAGASAIGVGTALFYDPLICAKINAGIVEYMNRHGLANVGQITGSLRLNDAGGSCS, encoded by the coding sequence ATGACCACTGACGAGCTCGAGCTGCTGCGCACCGATTTTTGCGGGATGGAATTCCAGACCCCGCTGGTGCTGCTGTCGGGGTGCGTCGGCTTCGGCGAGGAATACACCCGGGTGGTCGGCTATTCCAATCGCGATGTCGGCGGGGTGTGTCTCAAGGGCACGACGCTGGAGACGCGTCTGGGCAATCTTCCGCACCGGATTTTCGAAACGCCGATGGGGATGCTCAATGCCATCGGGCTGCAGAACCCCGGTTCGCGGCACGTGGTGGACACGATCCTGCCGGAACTGGATTTTTCCGAAACCCGCTTTATCGCCAACCTCTCCGGCTCCACGCTGGAAGAGTACGTCGAGGTGGCGCGGATCTTCGATGACTCGCCCATCGATGCCATGGAGATCAACATCTCCTGCCCGAATGTGAAGGAAGGCGGGGTGGCATTCGGTAATGACCCGGATATGTCCGCCCGCGTGGTGGCCGCCTGCCGCGAGGTCACCAACAAACCGCTGATCACCAAGCTCTCACCCAACCAGACCGACATCGCCGACAACGCCCGGCGTTGCATCGAGGCAGGCACCGACGGCTTTGCGGTGATCAACACATTGATGGGCATGGCCATCGATATCGAATCGCGCTCGCCCATCATCGGCAACAATCAGGGCGGCCTCTCCGGCCCGGCGATCAAGCCCATCGCCCTGCTCAAGGTGCACCAGGTCTACCAGGTGGCGCGCGAGCACGGCATTCCGATCATCGGCCAGGGCGGGGTCAATTCGGCCGAGGATGCCATCGAGTTTCTGATCGCCGGGGCCTCGGCAATCGGGGTAGGGACGGCGCTGTTTTATGACCCGCTGATCTGCGCCAAAATCAATGCCGGTATCGTGGAGTATATGAATCGTCACGGGCTGGCCAATGTGGGGCAGATCACCGGCAGCCTGCGGTTGAATGACGCCGGCGGCTCCTGCAGTTGA
- a CDS encoding transcriptional regulator has product MGITSIRIADEVEKPLEALSKRLDRSKNYLINQAIKEFLARQSLEDSRWQETLEALESIKAGQSVDEEDVNAWLNSWGTNHRKSPPES; this is encoded by the coding sequence ATGGGTATTACGAGTATTCGGATCGCTGATGAGGTGGAAAAACCCCTGGAGGCGCTTTCCAAACGGCTTGATAGGAGCAAGAATTATCTGATCAACCAGGCCATTAAGGAGTTTCTGGCGCGGCAGTCGCTGGAGGACTCCCGGTGGCAGGAGACCCTTGAGGCGCTTGAATCCATCAAAGCCGGTCAATCGGTTGATGAAGAGGATGTGAATGCCTGGCTGAACAGCTGGGGGACGAATCATCGCAAGTCGCCACCGGAATCATGA
- a CDS encoding reverse transcriptase domain-containing protein — protein sequence MGFNLQYKGYGYLVEADIKGFFDTVDHAWLQQMLAQRIDNKRLRSLIQQWLKAEVVKPGRKGRAMLIRYCDDFVVAFQLRQDAHAFYRTLPQRQAKFNLAIAPEKTRLMRFSRFHPGTQHCFRFLGLEFYWSTDRRKQARWCCRISTNKQHELMSTVYRWIKLNRHQRLSCLMPAFKRKLVGIANYFGLPDNSRSLTRLYRHVVHSLYKWLNRRSQRHSYNWIGLKAVLNYYGIQPLRVWNDTMLW from the coding sequence TTGGGGTTTAATCTGCAATATAAAGGCTATGGTTATCTTGTCGAGGCCGACATCAAAGGTTTCTTCGATACGGTCGATCATGCCTGGTTGCAACAGATGCTGGCGCAGCGAATAGACAACAAACGCCTGCGGAGCCTTATCCAACAATGGCTGAAGGCAGAAGTGGTCAAGCCAGGGCGTAAGGGCAGAGCGATGCTGATCCGGTACTGCGACGACTTTGTCGTCGCCTTTCAGTTGCGCCAGGATGCACATGCCTTCTATCGTACACTGCCGCAGCGACAGGCGAAATTCAATCTGGCGATTGCACCTGAAAAGACCCGGCTGATGCGTTTCAGCCGGTTTCATCCGGGCACACAACACTGCTTTCGTTTTCTGGGATTGGAGTTCTATTGGAGCACGGATCGCCGCAAACAAGCGAGATGGTGTTGCCGCATATCCACCAATAAACAGCACGAACTGATGAGCACCGTCTATCGCTGGATCAAGCTCAACCGGCACCAGCGGCTCTCTTGCCTGATGCCGGCGTTCAAGCGTAAATTGGTTGGCATAGCGAACTACTTCGGGCTGCCTGACAACAGCCGGAGCCTTACCAGGCTATACCGGCATGTTGTCCATAGCCTCTATAAGTGGTTGAATCGTCGGAGTCAACGCCACAGCTACAACTGGATCGGACTTAAAGCCGTGCTGAATTATTATGGAATTCAGCCGCTGCGCGTCTGGAACGACACCATGTTGTGGTAG
- a CDS encoding group 1 truncated hemoglobin yields MSETLFEKLGGRDGIDKLVDRIVDLHLQNEVAGPRYRALDDEVIDHARNKVKEFLAAGSGGPVEYTGRSMLETHTGMNVNEAEYVAVVDDIMQAMNEMEYPRPVCDEVLGIAYSLKEEIIHK; encoded by the coding sequence ATGAGTGAAACCCTATTTGAAAAACTCGGCGGTCGCGATGGTATCGACAAGCTCGTCGATCGCATTGTCGACCTTCATCTCCAGAACGAAGTCGCCGGACCACGATACCGAGCCCTCGACGACGAGGTAATAGACCACGCCCGCAACAAGGTCAAGGAGTTCCTCGCGGCCGGCTCCGGCGGACCCGTGGAATACACCGGTCGGTCGATGCTCGAAACGCATACCGGGATGAACGTCAACGAGGCCGAATATGTCGCCGTGGTCGACGATATCATGCAAGCCATGAACGAGATGGAATATCCGCGCCCGGTCTGCGACGAAGTTCTGGGCATTGCCTATTCGCTCAAGGAGGAAATCATTCACAAATAG
- a CDS encoding type II secretion system F family protein, with protein sequence MPRFDYRGRDRAGSAINGSVEAPSVDGAASQLLNSGVTPIEITESRPRTTLADRYRKWRASRRPKLDDMILFARQLYTLMRSGVPIIRALTGLADNVDNPYLQDVIRDLVVGLESGLNLSGAMARHPNVFSDLFISMVQVGEHSGNLDDALLQLSEYLEREKDTRDRIKTAMRYPVFVLVAIAIAISVINFFVIPTFAGIFAKFDAELPWQTRLLVGMSNFMVQYWYVLAAVLAGALFGLRAWLKTENGRLTWDRYKLKLPAVGIILHQALLQRFATAFSMTQRSGVPLTQGLTVVGNAVDNAYVEQHIHGMRTGVEQGESLTRTATNSGMFTPLILQMIAVGEETGAVDEMLDNVAAFYNREVDYRLKYLSSALEPILIVILGAMVFVLALGVFLPMWDLMSAMRGG encoded by the coding sequence ATGCCCCGGTTTGATTACAGGGGCCGGGACCGCGCCGGCAGCGCCATCAACGGCAGTGTCGAAGCGCCCTCGGTCGACGGCGCCGCCAGCCAGCTGCTGAACAGCGGCGTCACCCCCATCGAGATCACCGAATCCCGACCCCGCACCACGCTGGCGGATCGCTATCGCAAATGGCGCGCCAGCCGCCGGCCCAAACTGGACGACATGATCCTGTTCGCCCGCCAGCTGTATACCCTGATGCGCTCGGGCGTGCCCATCATCCGCGCGCTCACCGGCCTGGCCGATAATGTCGACAACCCCTATCTGCAGGACGTGATCCGCGATCTGGTCGTCGGGCTGGAGTCGGGGCTCAACCTCTCCGGGGCCATGGCCCGGCATCCGAATGTCTTCTCCGATCTGTTCATCAGCATGGTCCAGGTCGGCGAGCACAGCGGGAACCTCGACGATGCCCTGCTGCAACTCTCAGAATATCTGGAGCGGGAAAAGGACACCCGGGATCGGATCAAGACGGCCATGCGTTATCCGGTTTTTGTCCTCGTGGCGATCGCTATCGCCATCAGTGTGATCAACTTTTTTGTGATCCCGACCTTCGCCGGGATCTTCGCCAAGTTTGACGCCGAACTGCCCTGGCAGACCCGGCTGCTGGTGGGTATGTCCAACTTCATGGTGCAATACTGGTATGTGCTGGCGGCGGTGCTGGCCGGGGCCCTGTTCGGCCTGCGTGCCTGGCTCAAAACAGAGAATGGCCGGCTCACCTGGGATCGCTACAAGCTCAAGCTGCCGGCGGTCGGGATTATTTTGCACCAGGCCCTGCTGCAACGCTTCGCCACCGCCTTTTCCATGACCCAACGATCCGGCGTGCCGCTCACCCAGGGCCTGACCGTGGTGGGCAATGCCGTGGACAACGCCTATGTGGAACAACACATCCATGGCATGCGCACCGGGGTGGAGCAGGGCGAGTCCCTGACCCGCACCGCCACCAACAGCGGCATGTTCACCCCGCTGATCCTGCAGATGATCGCCGTGGGCGAGGAAACCGGCGCGGTGGACGAGATGCTGGACAATGTCGCCGCGTTCTATAACCGCGAGGTCGATTACCGGCTCAAGTATCTGAGTAGCGCGCTGGAACCGATCCTGATCGTGATCCTCGGCGCCATGGTCTTCGTGCTGGCACTGGGCGTCTTTTTGCCGATGTGGGATCTGATGTCCGCAATGCGGGGAGGCTGA
- a CDS encoding BrnT family toxin, with translation MDYEWDPRKAVENLGKHGVDFADAVIALEDENALTIEDRDAQELRFKTLGMGPYLKVLYVVHTERDEDCLRIISARPATKHEIKQYYQGLDYYG, from the coding sequence ATGGACTACGAATGGGACCCACGGAAGGCGGTCGAAAATCTTGGCAAACACGGTGTTGATTTTGCCGATGCCGTTATCGCGCTTGAAGATGAAAATGCCTTAACTATTGAAGATCGCGATGCGCAGGAGCTGAGATTCAAAACCCTGGGAATGGGTCCTTACCTCAAAGTCTTATATGTTGTGCATACCGAGCGCGATGAAGACTGTCTCCGGATTATTTCTGCCCGGCCCGCAACGAAGCATGAAATCAAGCAATACTATCAAGGTCTCGATTACTATGGCTGA